In the Salvia miltiorrhiza cultivar Shanhuang (shh) chromosome 8, IMPLAD_Smil_shh, whole genome shotgun sequence genome, TGTGGCCaattttaatgggacggagggagtataattaaaCAAGGAAATTTTTACAGACCACGCTAAACCAATACACACCACATTTATAATGTTTTATTCTATCCTTTGTATATCCTGTTATTCAAAAAAGAATTATTCAGATAAAGTGCAACATTTTTCATGGTTTTAAACTTTTAGcgtgaaataaaatataattaattcacCGACAAGCCATCATCAATGAACAGATTTTGCAGGACTCATACTTTGTCTTGTAAGAAAAACCATGTATTTGAATGATTTTGGAAAAATCTTTAAATTCAACTGATCTATGATACTAAGGTATCAAAGCCACAACTTTGTGAATTCATAGCATACAACTTTGACATGAATTTGACTGAATGTTACTTACCAGAAACGAACTAATTATACAACCATATGCGAATTTCAAATACAAAATAGTAGTAAAAGACTACCAAAATTCATTAGTCGCCAAAACTACCACTTGAAATTGAAGTTCACCTGCACAAGATAACGCATTCTAATTTGCTCCGCATTGTACACTATGTATTCATTATACAGCAAACTACCCTGCAATGCAAAAACCAAAAGTAATTCAGGCATTATATACGTGTTTTTTGAAACTAAATGCAGCATAAACGAGAGGTTATATAAGGAAGAAGAATTGAAATTGCTTGTAAATTTGATTCttatatatgtgtatgtatAGGTAGGTGGTGACCTTGGGGCCTGGTTGCTCTTTTGGTCTTCCTATAGGAACGACAACGCCATCTTTAAGTGTCTGCATCTCTGAAGAATCCGGGGCAGTCGAACCGACTCCTTTTGTGCTATGACAATTTGATCAAAAAAAGTTGAATGAGAGAGAGGGTGATTATCTGGTTTGTGGTATTGTTagtgtttgattgtattttggTCTAGGTACGGATACAGTCGGACATAAGACTCCTCCATTTGGAAAATATATAAGCCACCATAACACGATCGAATGCAACGGTAGGTCAAGATATCATCTAtatacagaaccgatcacctacccaccgtgggcatgcataatatgcccaccatgatgtggcaattgtaattatagtgtaaacacaaatttttgtatttcaatttgataaaatacaaaacgcgttacaaagataatttgatagaatttgaagatagatttatgcgggttgcaatctctagttaatcctctgattcttctcttctatttgattcttgaacaagctcgaaggttcttgaaatacttgatttgatgacgccaatccaagggacttaagtcatgattttggattgaacgttgaacttgatttgatttgatttaaagaacgtccttagaatttgtaagaacgccttgaagctttgggacttggttgatttgatttgaggaagatcgttcttggaatttgtaagaacgccttgaagctttcgaacttgatttctttggatacttgaagatcacttcaaagatTTGCAGGAATACTTGAAGagtttgaaggatacttgaagatttgaacactcaaatacttgaagattcgaatgATACTTAAAGATTTGAattctcaaatacttgaagattcgaaggatacttgaatgttgccttgaagatcttgaagatttgaaggatacttgatgAATACTCGAagacttgatagaattctttgaactcctcaatcttccacttcaacttgtgatactagagagaattctttatgctcttcgatcttccgCTCCTTCGAGTTGtgataatgagcaccccaacacctctatttatagattttagagatgggcttcgtgggctttatgggctttgggcctccatgtatgggccttagggccttaggtggccaataagcccattaattcattttattaaatattaatcatatatatctatttaattaggaataaaatcccatttaataaaatagaaaatataattgaatatttaattcatgaattaaacgtggcacgatttaatttgacgacaaatttaattgcctacatatagtaagataattttaattacagtaagatttattagttatcaGGTGATTGCATAATATGCCCACCatgcatctatatatatataatatgcccaccatgatgtggcaattgCATAATATGCCCAGCatgcatctatatatatataacataagatcttttaaatttaaaaaaacataAGATCATACCTAAGTTTCCCAGGTGGCAACTGGTCAGCATGATAATTAGCCGTTAGCAGCTCAGCCATGTCGCCTAATGCTACCTGTTAAGCAATTCGTGCAATAAGAAGCAGAAACACTTTAAATCGTATATTCATCAATAATGTGTTGCTGAAAGGTATAAAAGAGATTATGTGATAAGAAATTCTGTGTGCAATCTCAACGGTGTTCTACCTGCAACGAGAAAATAGCGAAAAAGCAGTAAAGCAGAGACACGAGCATGTTAAGGTAAATCACCTCGCATAGAAGTAGCACGCCAGTACTAGCAGCTTTACTTGAACAGCAATAATTAGCACTTTTCGAGAACATGTCTGCGAAATAGACGCCTTTCCCGAACATATAACCCGTGGAAGGCGCTTCTGGAGGAGCGATGCGCAAACCTGGCATGTTTTTTCAGTTGAGATATCTAAATACATGCTGCATGAGTAACCGCTACCCTCAAAAAATAATGATGACGATAAAAAATACCTTGAGACAAAATCCCCATCCAGTTTGTGAGACGTGATCCATGCCACAGAAGCATTCTGTTTTTTGTTGATGTAAACTGCCAATCATAATTTGGAAATGCTGAACATGCTTGAATAACAATAAATAATCAACCAAAAAAATGCAGGATAAAGCTTTTAGGCAGATTGTGGTCGACTGGGCGTTATGCAACGCTCACCTTGTGAAACCGTTCGGATTCGCCCTCTCTTGACACCTTAAATATCTGAATGATATCAACATCATAATTTGAATGTGTTTTTGCATGAGTGTTCTTTGTGTATCGCTCAATCTGAGACATAAAACAATTCATGATTCGGTTCAACAAATAGTGCCCAGACTTGATAAACATGGCAAAAATTTACATCTGGGAGATTGCATGTCAATGTCGATAAGTTTCTAACAGCTACTAATACTGAAAATCaacaccccaaaaaaaaaaaagcccaaGTTACCATGGAATACTCCTCTGAGTGAACTTCAAGGGGCATGAGTTCACAATGGAGCCGCTTATACTGAGAATACAGGGGATCCTAAAAGCCAAAAGCCAGTAAATGATCAAAACAGAATGCAGGATATGTAATTGATATTGTAAATGAATATATACTTGATCCTACACTGCATTAAACACGTTTAGTTCTCTGAATCTCTCAATATTAATCATGAAGAGTAACGGGATGAATCGGATAATCACGCAATCAAAGAAACAATCAAGTGATTTATGACAAGCCcaggaaataaaataatattaacaggAAAACAGATATGCTCTAGGCTCTGATGACGACATTACAATCTCATTCTCAAGTGCAATGAAGAGAATGACATATACTGTTAGTGTGAGGTAACAAAGAAGCCAattcaaaacacacacacacacagagggAATCTGGACCATAAAGTTCAGCGAATCTAGGATAACAGCTATACATGGTGTACCTCCATATCAGTAGCATCCTCAATTAACTTCATCGCAACCTCAATTTCCCCAAGCGCTTCAACCTATTTTATCAGAAGAATAAGATAAGAAAAACTTAAAACTGCAACTCAAGATGAAGAAGCTAAACTTCATTCTGGTTTCACTAACATAGGACTCTACTACAGTGTATCCCAGCCTCACCAGGAAATATAGTCATGAACATAGTAAATTGAATCTCAAAACTTATGAGGGATATATACGAAAAAGAATCACCATTTCCAATTTCATCTTTAGCTTTTGAGGAGTATCAATGATGAACAGACCTGTCATCATATATAACCATAACGTAATTTAGAATCGAATACCAGAAAGTCTTTATGAAAGaagaaacaaataaaagaaaGTTTCCAGATTAGGGAAATCAAGTCAGTCAGCAAAGCCTTGACTCATAGAAGAATCATCTCAGGAATTATGTGAGAATGAAGAAGTGGGTTAGTATTATCAGCCAAGAACTTACTTGTTTTTTTGAAACCAAAGTCGTGAGGAACCACAGTATAAAATTCCCTGCAAGTTAGAAAATAATGTGAAATTGAAGCTTGCTCCGAATCAAGCCTTTCAACAAAGATGCAATTACAAATTTGTGGCATGCATCATGTTACTgtcatataaaattataagtCATAAACTAAATTCCACAACAGAGCAGATATATTACCCGCTTAATTGCTCAAGTGTCTTCCTATCAGCTTGACCAATCACATCAGCAATCCTTTTCAGAACATCATAACCCTGTGTGGATAAAATGAATGCAAAAGGAAAAGTGTTACCAAATAGTTAACAAAGAgatcttatatttatatatctttATTTCTGCtatttcattaataaaatcTGTGAGAAGAGAGCTCAGGCAAAAGAAACTTGAGCATTCATTGTAGATTAAGCTAGCTAGTTGAGTGCTAACAGAACTCCCAAGCAATGCTGGAACAGGAtgacaaatatatataaaaaataaaaaaaaataaaaaataaatcaaatgcTGCTTTTTCAGAAAAAGAACTTAAAAACCAAAAGAAACAATCAAACAAGAATGAGATTGTGACCTCCAATTGCTTCACTCACTTTATTGCTAGAACATATTGTGTGACTTTCCTCATTTTATTGCTTAACTATAGCGCATCCGTAATTTTCAATTCATAAACTATGCAAATCAGAGTACACGGTTCTCAGCAATAGATATATGTCACCTTTAAAACTGTCGCCTTGCTCAATTTTCCCAATGGTAGTTTTTCAGCATTGTAACCTATTGCAACAGAAAACAAGAAATTTATGCAATTTCTGAAAATGTTAAAAATCTCTTGCAGGTTTTAATATTCCACtatcaaacacattttcaccagaAATATCCAAAACAAGCTTTTGAGTGAGAGAACATCAATCAGCTTCTAACTCTAACAGCATACCCTTTTGTGAGTATGTCCACAACAAATTAAAGCATATCAACAAGAGCACAGCACCATAGTACAACCAAGTAGACAGTGGAAAGAGCACTCAAAAAGAAACAGATAAAGCCTGTGGATGCATAAAGATGCATCATTTGCAATAACACAGTATATATTACATATTTACACCAACCAAATAAACTAACCTATCTCCATCATTTGTTGCTTCATCATGCTCATATTGCAAATAAGCGAAATAAACTTTGCAATACGAGGTTCCACCTTTGATTCTTCAGGTCTCAGTGCCCTTATGGGTGCTTTTTCCGCTTGAACCTAAACATATTTCTCAATAAATTAGTAGCCCGATGTGTTCCACCTTTTATGCTAGCTTTAACAACTGAGAGAAAATATGTTTCACCTTTTACGCTAGCTAAAAACATTTATATACatgctttaattaaataaattacaacTCAGGTATTGATCCATAGTTTCATGTAATACAAAGTAAAAGTCCATAAATTATGCAGGTAGCGACTCCTCGAAACAAAaggcaaaaacaaaaaaattgcaTCAAACTCACTGGTGGTTCATTTCTTGATTCACTGTAGTCCATTTCCAACCAAGTATAGCGGCGTGGATGGCTAACAAAATTTCTCCTATTACACCAACTATTCTGAGTCTTGTCATGGAACTTTTTCTCAAACTCAGCAATAGCAGCTTGCTGTGAGGTATAGGGCCCATTCAACTTGTCTTGACCCTTCACCCCTACTCTTCCCCATCTGAAATACACAATGAATCTGCCACCATCATCAGATTCTGCAATTGAGGGTTCATGACAATATAAGCAAAATAGTTTTGAAACatgtatattttatttgataaatctGATTGTATGCATTGATGTATTTATTGAGTCTAGATTACACATAATTAGATGTGTATCCAATTGCTGATATCAATTTTAGGTGAATGAACTCAATCACTAAATGATAGGAGTTTAGGCGTAACCTAGAACTTGAATGACAAAGAATTTATTATTGTTCTGCCCGAGATTTGTCTGATTCAACATGGCATCGTATATTTCATCACCCTGCATGAGAAAACAAAAGGTGAATACCAAATAGAAACACTACTTTTGTCCTTTTATGTGTTTGCTAAAAACACCCTTAAAATGACTTACTACTTGCAGGACATGATACTGAGCCTTAATATTGTCAGGCAGGTATTTGTCCATGACAGCAGAACCTTTCGTCACAAACGTAACAATTTTCTCCTCCTTGGCTTCCTCTTTCACTGATGGATATACCAAATAATAGCAGAAGCAAATTTTAGGTTTATGTATCAAATGTGGCTTGAGTGAATGGTACTAGAAGGCCAGTAATATACATTGAGAGCATGTTTTATATTAATGCTGTTATACAGAACGCATTTATTACATATTTACATGGAACAGCTACATGTGTAATGAAATTCACTAGTTGCTGATAAAGTGTGTCAAAAAATGAATCAGCCTGCCTAAAATTGGCAGTGGCATTGGGtgtgaaaatgattttttttcaaatacaAACAAAATGATTTGATTACCTAGATTATTGTCACGTGAAACATTGTCATTGTGAGTGCAAAGCCTGTCTAGAAGATCCTTCTTTGTGCCACTAGCAGAAACTCCCCTTTTAGCAGCCTCCTCTCGAAGCTGTTTCATAGTCATTTTTTGCAGCTCATCAATGGCCTTGACCTTCTGTGGTCCACTGGAGTCCACATTCTCCTCCCCGTTTTTCTCCTCCACTGCAAAAAAAGATCGCATAAAAATGGGCTTTAGTTTTCaatatattcaatttaatttcaagCAATGGCACATACATGCTGACTACATCAAAGTAACTACTACATGTTATAGCTGTATCTCTGGCTGGTGGTGTACCGCATATACCACCATAAACTAAGGTTAGAGTAGCTTCTTCCCTGTCAAGTTTTCCACACACCACACCACAATCTAATCCAACATATCTATTAAACAATGGCAGGAGTGATTCGATTACCCTGATCATTGTCACTTGCATTCTTGTCGTCAGTGGCAGAAAGCCTCTCCAGCAGCTCTTGCTTAGTTCCAGCAGCAGAAATTCCTCGAATTGAGGCCTCCCCTCGAAGCTGCTTCACAGTCATGCTACGCAACTCATCAATAGCCTTGACCTTCTGTGATGCACTTGCGTCTTCATTCTCTTCCTCGTTTTCCTCCTCTACTGCATAAAAGATCccataaaaatcgaaattagTTTTCAAATACACTCAAATTTGATTTCAAACAACATGCTGACCGCATCAAAGTAAACTACGGCATGTGATAGCTATGCATCTCTGACTGGTGGTGTACCGCATACAGGTTAGGATAGTCTACATCCAATTGCGGCACCACACCACAAGCTAATCCGACAAATGTATTAAACAGTGGCAGGAGTGATTCAATTACCCTGACCATTGTCACTTGCATTCTTGTCATCAGCCATGGAAAGCCTCTCAAGCAGCTCTTGTTTAGTTCCAGCAGCAGAAACTCCTCGAGTTGAGGCCTCTTCGCGAAGCTGCTTTACAGTCATACTATGTAGCTCATCAACGGCCTTCCGCTTCCCCGGCGCATCTGAATCGGCATCCTTGGCTTCACCGTCCCTCTGCCTTTTGCGACCTTTTGAGTCCTTCGGCTTATCGCTCTCGTCTCTAATAGCAGCTTCAAGTCTTCGAACCTCCACATTCCAAAAGCAAACAGAAAATACTTGAGAATAAAATCATCGCGTATAAAAtcctaattgaaaaaaaaaaaaatgtaaacatCAATTGGAATTACCAGAGTAGATTTTAGTCCGGCAGTGCTGAGGCCGCGCTTGGCCAGCTTGTCCCGGAGTTGGTCCACATTGAGATCCTTGGTCGCCATTGTTTAGGTTGGAGAGAGAATTTGAGTGAGAAGTTGAGGGTTTTTTAAATTGGAGGTATATAAGTGAGTCTGGGACTTGAGAAAATGAGAAGCTTACTAGAGAAGCAGCTTGCCCCGAAATCCTCACTGCACGACTTGTTGGCGCGTCTTCTacgatttaaaaataattaaaatcattttCACTGGGTTGGGTTTTGGCATTTTCAAATTACCTAAGTACTGCTTGTCCatatgggatcctctgtcccaaaatattGTGTGTACCTAAGTATTTGCTACTTGTCAACTTGAAGCATGGTGACAGAGAAATAATAAGGACCGTGCGCTACGATGGACTTGAAATCAATACCTTTAATTTTGAACATTAATCACATTATTACTACATCAACACATATATACTAttatactcttttttttttacaggTTATGCATGGTGATAactaaaagacaaaaaaataaaaaaactaaaagacaagaaaaatattttaccaaaaaaaaagacaagaaaaatatatataaaaaaatgcaaaaatgtCAATAACCGATTATAGAAAAGGTTGGCATATCAACTTGTAGAATTTCaacattttttcatttattatgATGATACTTgtcatattttaattggagctctaaattatttttcatggtATATAAAAATAGTTAATTTGATAAAGTGTATAAGCTTAACATTCTCATTCATAAAAGTATGAGTTTTGTAGCTACATCGGAgatataaaaacttaaatacTCTTATGACAAGTCAAAAAGTATCATTTCttctatatattaatatattaccgGGGTATCTTCCTCTTGTCCGAATATGCAACCTTTATTAGCAAATTCTTTTCGGACAGACATTCTTTTAACTATGAGGAAAAGATAATCGTGAAATtgattaaagaaaaatatatgttttttgGACAATAACTGAATTCAATATTGTCAATAGCTAAGTAATTGAGAGATTCCACTCCTTAATTTTAACAGCCCGCTACCACTAGGTTGGTATGAAAATGGAACGTTATCAATTGGTGCTATATTTCGGACGAAAGATGACTTGGTGATTGTTGTGATTGTACCATATGGAGAATCACATAAAATATGTTGTTGCTCGATTGAACAAGACACATTTGAGGTTTGTTTGCAAACATAGTAACAGTTGTCCGTTTGAACTGCGAGCTATTCAAAATGCATCACTTTGAATAGCGATTAAGATGGTGAAGTCTCATACCCGCCACATGGATTTTAATCGAACTGCTCCGAGACAGATTATTGCCAAGGTTGTTATAAAACATCTTACACGAAATTGGTCCGTGAAGGGGTCGTGTTGAAGCCGAAGTATATGATTATAAAGATGCAACACTTAATTGGCATTGGAATCAATTACATACTCGCTCTTCGAGCAAAAAATATCGCGATTGAAATTATATATGGTGATTTTGACAACTCTTAACAGATGTTCCGATCATATTTGCATTTGTTGAGATTGATTAATAATGGTTATACATCTAGTGATCTCTTTGAGAATGTATTACTTAAATTATTTGAAGATCCAATAAGAGAcatcattttaaatatttactTATCATTCATAATTCTTATTTCAAAGTACGAACAATAATTACTCCAACCCATATACTCTCTTTGTCTACAAAATGTTTATCACATTGTGAACaatacatgttttaataaaattggagtTAAGTTGTTAGTGGAGTAAGTATTATACTTTAAATGTGAGTATAGTTTTGTGGATCTTACTACTATAAAAGAAAGTGACAATTTATTTGTGGACGAACCAAAaatgaaattgtggcaaaatTTTTATGGATGGATGGTGTATTATACATCGCAATTGGAATAATATATGGTGATTTCGACGACTCATATCAGGTGCTCacattatatttgtatttgCTGAGATTGACTAATATTAATTATGCATTTATCGATCTATTTGAAGATGCATTGCTTAAATTATTTAAAGATCAAGTAAGAgacattatttcaaatatttactTATCTCCAATaatctttattttaaaatacgaACAATAATTACTCTAActcatactccatccgtcccacttcaagtgtcctatttctttttggcacgttaatttatgaaaatgttaattagattattaagtgGTGTAGTGTAGTGTAGAATTGAATAGGTGATGTGTGCCCCAAAAATTCTCATTTGTTGACTAGTTTTTTCCATAAAGGGAAACAtaacatttgaagtgggacaaccctAAAAGGAAAACAAGATGCTTGAAgttggacggaaggagtatattatagacctaaatttttttaatactaataaattattaaattttaaatataaaatttatttatttaatagtatatactattttttaaaaatagtaatatCAACTGTGCTGTCATGCTGTGCATCTGGCGCAAAATTAGTAATATCCGGAAGGGAAAAGTTTAAAACGCAAATTGAAGCAACAAATTAGGAGCTCCCGCCGACCTTACTTAAAACGCCTATATCACTCAACTAGCCGAAAACATCAACACAGAAGCCGGATAATTAcgtcaccgccgccgccgccgccgctgaatTCTCCGGTGAGTTCAGCTAAAAACTCTCAGTGAATTAATCCGCAACGATGCTTCACGAATTGCTATTGGCACTCTTAGGTTACACTGGAGATCTCATAATCGACGAGAGAGAACTCCAGGAATCACTCCGCATTAACTTATCCCCCGCGGCGCCGCTCGCCGACGAGCCGACGTTTAGGCTCGCATCCGATCTTTCGTTCATTGAACCTAGCGATAggtattttctctcttttttcgcCATACTAATTATGCTGTTTTTCGTTACTTCAGTTGAATCTAgtcctttt is a window encoding:
- the LOC131000418 gene encoding poly [ADP-ribose] polymerase 2 isoform X2 codes for the protein MATKDLNVDQLRDKLAKRGLSTAGLKSTLVRRLEAAIRDESDKPKDSKGRKRQRDGEAKDADSDAPGKRKAVDELHSMTVKQLREEASTRGVSAAGTKQELLERLSMADDKNASDNGQEEENEEENEDASASQKVKAIDELRSMTVKQLRGEASIRGISAAGTKQELLERLSATDDKNASDNDQVEEKNGEENVDSSGPQKVKAIDELQKMTMKQLREEAAKRGVSASGTKKDLLDRLCTHNDNVSRDNNLVKEEAKEEKIVTFVTKGSAVMDKYLPDNIKAQYHVLQVGDEIYDAMLNQTNLGQNNNKFFVIQVLESDDGGRFIVYFRWGRVGVKGQDKLNGPYTSQQAAIAEFEKKFHDKTQNSWCNRRNFVSHPRRYTWLEMDYSESRNEPPVQAEKAPIRALRPEESKVEPRIAKFISLICNMSMMKQQMMEIGYNAEKLPLGKLSKATVLKGYDVLKRIADVIGQADRKTLEQLSGEFYTVVPHDFGFKKTSLFIIDTPQKLKMKLEMVEALGEIEVAMKLIEDATDMEDPLYSQYKRLHCELMPLEVHSEEYSMIERYTKNTHAKTHSNYDVDIIQIFKVSREGESERFHKFTSTKNRMLLWHGSRLTNWMGILSQGLRIAPPEAPSTGYMFGKGVYFADMFSKSANYCCSSKAASTGVLLLCEVALGDMAELLTANYHADQLPPGKLSTKGVGSTAPDSSEMQTLKDGVVVPIGRPKEQPGPKGSLLYNEYIVYNAEQIRMRYLVQVNFNFKW
- the LOC131000418 gene encoding poly [ADP-ribose] polymerase 2 isoform X1 — translated: MATKDLNVDQLRDKLAKRGLSTAGLKSTLVRRLEAAIRDESDKPKDSKGRKRQRDGEAKDADSDAPGKRKAVDELHSMTVKQLREEASTRGVSAAGTKQELLERLSMADDKNASDNGQVEEENEEENEDASASQKVKAIDELRSMTVKQLRGEASIRGISAAGTKQELLERLSATDDKNASDNDQVEEKNGEENVDSSGPQKVKAIDELQKMTMKQLREEAAKRGVSASGTKKDLLDRLCTHNDNVSRDNNLVKEEAKEEKIVTFVTKGSAVMDKYLPDNIKAQYHVLQVGDEIYDAMLNQTNLGQNNNKFFVIQVLESDDGGRFIVYFRWGRVGVKGQDKLNGPYTSQQAAIAEFEKKFHDKTQNSWCNRRNFVSHPRRYTWLEMDYSESRNEPPVQAEKAPIRALRPEESKVEPRIAKFISLICNMSMMKQQMMEIGYNAEKLPLGKLSKATVLKGYDVLKRIADVIGQADRKTLEQLSGEFYTVVPHDFGFKKTSLFIIDTPQKLKMKLEMVEALGEIEVAMKLIEDATDMEDPLYSQYKRLHCELMPLEVHSEEYSMIERYTKNTHAKTHSNYDVDIIQIFKVSREGESERFHKFTSTKNRMLLWHGSRLTNWMGILSQGLRIAPPEAPSTGYMFGKGVYFADMFSKSANYCCSSKAASTGVLLLCEVALGDMAELLTANYHADQLPPGKLSTKGVGSTAPDSSEMQTLKDGVVVPIGRPKEQPGPKGSLLYNEYIVYNAEQIRMRYLVQVNFNFKW